A window of Silene latifolia isolate original U9 population unplaced genomic scaffold, ASM4854445v1 scaffold_57, whole genome shotgun sequence genomic DNA:
tatttttaatacataattcagtacacatttgtacatgttctaaccccttgttttctttattttgctagGATGCTCCCCTCATCGATTCTCGCGGAAGAAATACATTTCATATATGATTTCAAAGAAGGCAATGTATGTTTTGATCTTTGtactaaagaaggcaatggatttccgttcaaacccactgccatgggaagaatatgacgatgaagatgaggaagatgctGAATTGAAGCTGTAAAAACTTTTTTTAGTTTCGTTTGTGACATGTGTATGAGTAATGTAACATATATTGAGAAAGCTGCGAGTCGTACAACCTAAAGTttgaaaaaattttaatttaagagagtgttatattccggaaacaaatttcaatgaagtttattatgttcttgcagaacaacaataatatttattgtgcaaaacgccttaaaattattgtactctgggaaaacaattccaatcaagttgatgatgtccctgcagaacaacaataatgaacctttaatacaaatgtaatatactttggctataagagtaatgtactttggctataagagtaatgtacatacaagtctttaagaatgttccttgcaaaacaacaataatgatcctttaatacaaatgtaatatactttggctataagagtaatgtactttggctataagagtaatgtacatacaagcctttaagaatgttccttgcagaacaacaataatgaacctttaatacaaatgtaatatactttggctataagagtaatgtactttggctacaagagtaatgtacatacaagcctttaagaatgttccttgcagaacaacaataatgatcctttaatacaaatgtaatatactttccctataagagtaatgtactttggcagtaaaatcgaattgtgcatacaagcctttaagaatgttctcgtagtgtatattatggatgtctatccttgaatcaaaaatttgcaccttccacttcgttacgttgattcatcttcttcatcgtcgtcctccacatcatcgattcatctccttcatcgtcgtcatcttcatggtagtatttggtgaatatgcaacaaaatgtaaattaaatatcagattttataaggagaaaatggccaaaatgaacaactaaattGATAATAGATTTAATGTTAACCAAATATACATTCTTTGAAATTCTCATCTGTGCCTTTAACAACCATAATGTTCATTGCACAAAGAGCTTATGTGCCTCCATATAAGATTGATGATTTTGGAAGGTAAATACTATGCACTATGcttgtataatttaataattatttaacattaatGTAATATGCTTTAACAAGAAACCAACTTCTGAGGTATTTTGCAGCCCACGTACTTTTCTATTTGTTTcatcttgtctttcttctttgTTGGTACACTTCTGTTACTAATCATATCCAATCTAATATCTCTCAGTTTTTCAATCAAAAGCTTCATATCGTTATCATCACACTCACTCTACGCCGACACAAGAATAAACCTCTTGCCACATTGACTCAAGACTCAAACTTTTCCGGTGAGAAAACTTTTGAGAGACATCTATCGATTTGCCATATTTATCAAAGACAGGCTTACTCATTGCAGCTTTTGTCCACCTTTGCATTATGTACTGTTCGGTATTTTCTCGAAAATCTTGGTTGTGTAGAATCCAAAGGCGGTGCTCGCACAACAAGCCCATTCTCTGAAACATAGAACAGAACAAGTAATCTCCATGTTATCTGGTGAATATGCTACGTTCCATGACTTATTTGGCATCTGCAAGTCTgttagaatatatatttttgtctcatcaatcttctccACATCTTTAAAACGGCAATTAGACAAAGCTGCAACCAATTCTATTTGGAagtctttgaaaatgttgtgCGAGTATATTTCAGAAGCATGGACTTCAAGGTTTGACTTTGTTTTCCGTGGGATTTCAGAATGTTTGTTGTCACTGTTCAATTTGGACTGCTTGTGTCTTTGTGCTTCCAAGGCACTCTCATAGCACACCCAAAACTCAAAAAGGGTCAAATGAGGTGTGAGGAACCTGTCAAAGAAACTGTTTTCACTCTCAGACCTAGAAGTAACCCTCATCAAGCCAGACATTGAAATATCTTTAAAATAGGCAGGGATCCACTTTGTTCCTCGAGATCGTACAAATGAAAACCACTCGTGTTCTACAAGTTGATAATCAGTCATTATCTTCCCCCATTGTTCTTCGAATTCATCAGGCTCAAgttggttgttccaaacacacctaTTGAGCCTGGTCTTAAAATCCTCATCTTGAAACAGTTGATAACTGACTTTCTCTCTTAGTTTCTTCATTATGTGCCACATGCACAGTCTGTGTGTTGACTCCTTAAACACTTCCGGGACTACCGACTTCATTGATTTGTCCTGATCAGTAATTATAATTCTCGGTTAGCACCCGCCCATTGCTTCCAAAAATGTCTTGGACAACCATGTATAACACTCAATACTTTCATCACCTATCAACCCAGCTCCAAACGTTATGCACCTTTTGTGGTGATCAACTCATGTGAAAGGCACAAAcaccatatcgtacttgtttgttccATATGTAGCATCTGCTGATAAAACCTCACCGAACAGCATGTAGTTCTTTATGCAGATCGGATCTGCCCAAAACACTCCAGCCAGGCACTTGTTTTCATCTActataaaatcaaagtaaaatgaaATGCATGTGTCTTTTCTCCCAATAAGATTTTCAACAAACATTTGTGCATCAAAATTACCAATGTAGGTTTTTATGTCCCTGACAAAGTTTTTGAAATCAACCTCAGTAGCCCCAATGTTGTCGTAACCTCCACACAGCTCCTTTCAACCTCTATAGGCTTTCACACCACCTAGTTTTAGCACCTTTACCTTTGTGACAAATTTCTTTTGTACCTCTGTCATTTTTCGGTTTCCTTTCAAGAATATTGTAGATTCAGGCGAAGCAAGTGGATGGTTATGCGCTTCATCGAATCTGGTAACAATATAAGTTCCATTTTCTTGGTATTTAAACTGCACTAATGCACGACAGTCAATTCTTGTAATCGGCCTCACACGGCTTATGTCTGTCACATCAGATTCTGCATCATTCTCAGCAGTATCAGTATCAGTATCAATCCTCTTCCTTTTCCTACTTTCCTATACACCTTGCCTATTGCAGACAACattccttaatgcaaaactgtttggtAATTCATTGCCTTTAATCCTTTTTGTTGTTGCAAGTCTTGGCGTAAACCCACAGATTGTACAATATTCTTTGTAGAATAACTCTGCTGATTCTAGCGTTTCGAATACTTGTCCTACTTTAGGTTTCTTTTCCTCTGGACAGAATGGAATGTACTGGAGTGTATTTAATGTTTCAATTCTTGTCCTTGGTATTTTAAAGCTGTTATTTGTAGAAGAAGacgtagttgcatcacttgtactcattgtctggttcaacagtagttaagtaagtaagtatattgaatattattgcatcaataatgcagtaatccaattctaatatgctctacaaagattggcaatttatttcgtacaaataaaggttcatatataatgtattcctgcgaatgtccattatcatgcctttaaaggaacatttattttactactaatgttcataggaaatattgttgtccattttgataaagcatatatataatgtattgaatgctaatgacattaaacaaagaaatagtcataatattatttcattaatattagaaaaatatttacaaaagccatttcaggctttcaaaatggtaaagcctactaaggcttatactgaaaaaaaaaacacaagataatacctaataacaataaacacaagataacacaacatatttctaaactaatctaacagTCGGAGTCATAATAACCCTCATCCCCAGACTGTtcctcaatttcatattcttcttcTCTTTGCTTTAAAAATTGTCGTTCTTGTCTTTTgtgatgtctaattatttctgCACGACTAGACATAGTCGTGCAGATGCAGAATCTGTCAAGGAGCCGATAATtctttgtgatagttattacacCATTTTCATTTCCGTGAACCGCGCCTCGGTAATAATCCCTCTCCATTACCTCTGGCTCCGTCCCTATAAGGAACCACTTTGACCAGCCCTTGCACACCATGgccatgtttttcttttcttccctccCAAGTCGCTCAAACAAAATCCGGAGCAAAGGCTGAGTAGTAAGGAAATGATGTAAAGGACGACTGGgagatggtacatccatctccacaTGAATGTCATTTCCATCTaaccagtttgaagaaaactggCTTACTTTCCATTCCCTATAATGGTCCATGAAATTTTGTTTGTAAGCATCATTCTTGTAGGGAACTATCGTGCATTTTGAGTAGTCCAttgttttttttaaagaaaattaagtacttttctgaagagattaaaagttttggttattggaaaaggttttagaaatgaaGGTAGGATGGAAAAGTGGTTGTGTACTCTtgggtttatatagtggattaattgagTATAAGAGATTAAATTCTGTGAACAATTGTGTCTTTTCGACTAccacaaacataatcatggtaattaataaattgggtgAAGTTATCTATGTTACTTAAAGCTCTTGCATAAAACAGTATATGCACACTATAaaaatacgtaatggacatttgaattaaactgaaagcacatttattttccaaataatgttctatgttcttttttaaataatttaatgtacctttaaatataatataatgtacattttcgaaacagtgcttaatgatattttagttgcacctaattatcagaaaatgcaaattatgaatatagatagtggacaatttatttgatggaacatgtttttttataattaatataatgtacatttagaattaatattcaaattaatgtgaatagttgtgtcttttcaCCACTTAAGCAAGTTACAAACCGTCATTTGACATATTGAACAGTTGCAAGACCACTTGCAAAAGGTAATAATTACTTGCACATCCTTATTATATATAATGCACATTTCACTAAGACTGATTGGACATTTCCTTATGAAACGTGTATAGCACAACACAACACATTATTTTTACATGCAAAATTACTTTTCAGTTACTTCAAATTGCacacttttcctttctcattatttttaGTACATTTTTTCTCAACACAAAGTACATTTGCATTTATCTCCTcctaaaatcaaacaaacaaactataaaccctaatttaacactaaatttaatcaaatccgaaattaagtttaatttgattaaattcaactttaacatcatcataaaatcaaCTGAACAACGATTCAGAAAGGAATTAAATAACATTGAATGAATATACCTCAATATTGACTGTAGAAAACAATAATTCCAGATGAATGACGAAATCAATTCCGATTTTCCTTACAAAGTTTTGATCTTGAAATAACTGAATAGCTGatgaatgcaaaagtttgaacaaattgactCTGATTTGCGCTTCGAACACAGCAATTGATGATGAATAAACGATTTTAGATCACTAAATTTGATATCGaaagacaaaaatttacaaattaaggaaggattaatgatgaaatcgattgattttgtttcgtgtggtttgattttgttaCGTGGGCTTGATATTGCTGACATGTAGAGTCTTATTTTTTGTTTTCCGTGAAATTCTAAGAGAAGCGCGCGTCTAATCTCAGCCGTCAGTCTTATTTGATGGACGGTTGAGAgctgttctcacggttctcacgataagccccgttctcaccggaactctacccttattattattattattattattattattattattattattattattattattattattattattattattattattattattattattattattattattattattattattattattattattattattattattattattttattttttattttattttttttgcaagaaagatatctccatttttattcatCCAAGATGGGAACAAAAATAGAGTAGACTTACAAAAACTATCCTCTAGAAGCCTAATACAAGGCTCCATAACAACAATTAACTATGAAGGTGCTTTATTACATCACTTAGCTCACTACCTTTGTTGTGAGCAATTAGTCTGGTGCCGACAATGTACTTAATACGCTACAAAAGGATGCTTACATTCCGTTCCTGCTCTTTGAAAATCCTCAGGTTTCTTTCTTGCCAGATCTGATTGATTACCACAGTAAGACTCAAGACATACCAAATGTGCTTCCAGTGCCTTCGATGCCTTCTACTTTGGCTCCACCTAATCTCTCTCCGTAAATCCATTGCAG
This region includes:
- the LOC141639752 gene encoding protein FAR1-RELATED SEQUENCE 5-like yields the protein MKSVVPEVFKESTHRLCMWHIMKKLREKVSYQLFQDEDFKTRLNRCVWNNQLEPDEFEEQWGKIMTDYQLVEHEWFSFVRSRGTKWIPAYFKDISMSGLMRVTSRSESENSFFDRFLTPHLTLFEFWVCYESALEAQRHKQSKLNSDNKHSEIPRKTKSNLEVHASEIYSHNIFKDFQIELVAALSNCRFKDVEKIDETKIYILTDLQMPNKSWNVAYSPDNMEITCSVLCFREWACCASTAFGFYTTKIFEKIPNST
- the LOC141639753 gene encoding protein FAR1-RELATED SEQUENCE 5-like, with protein sequence MSTSDATTSSSTNNSFKIPRTRIETLNTLQYIPFCPEEKKPKVGQVFETLESAELFYKEYCTICGFTPRLATTKRIKGNELPNSFALRNVVCNRQESDVTDISRVRPITRIDCRALVQFKYQENGTYIVTRFDEAHNHPLASPESTIFLKGNRKMTEVQKKFVTKELCGGYDNIGATEVDFKNFVRDIKTYIGNFDAQMFVENLIGRKDTCISFYFDFIVDENKCLAGVFWADPICIKNYMLFGEVLSADATYGTNKYDMVFVPFT